The Thermoclostridium stercorarium subsp. stercorarium DSM 8532 genome contains a region encoding:
- a CDS encoding ribonuclease Z, whose protein sequence is MIDVCLLGTGGVMPLPERWLSSVLIRYNGRMILLDCGEGTQVPVKMAGWGFKAIDAVLLTHYHGDHVAGLPGLLLTIGNSGRTEPLILMGPPGLKKVVEGLTVIAPELPYALQIVELPEDKISENRLNGLVIRSIPADHTITCLSYCVFLKRQGKFDVEKAEKLSIPVRYYKLLQNGCEVKIGDRVIKPEMVLGPERKGIKVCYCTDTRPTESLVEFVRDADLLICEGMYGSNEDFEKAAQKKHMTFPEAAEIAKKANVQRLWLTHYSPSLTEPGKYIPQVRCIFPNAEVATDLITATLRFNSE, encoded by the coding sequence ATGATTGATGTATGCCTGCTGGGAACGGGCGGAGTTATGCCGCTTCCCGAAAGATGGCTGTCGAGTGTGTTAATAAGATACAACGGAAGAATGATATTGCTGGATTGCGGAGAAGGAACACAGGTACCAGTAAAGATGGCGGGATGGGGCTTCAAGGCAATAGATGCTGTGTTACTTACCCATTATCACGGTGATCATGTGGCCGGTTTGCCGGGGTTGCTCCTTACAATAGGAAATTCAGGCCGGACCGAGCCTTTGATTTTAATGGGTCCCCCCGGTTTGAAAAAAGTGGTCGAAGGGCTGACGGTAATAGCTCCGGAACTTCCCTATGCCCTTCAGATTGTTGAGCTTCCGGAGGATAAAATATCCGAGAACCGTCTGAATGGTTTGGTAATCAGAAGCATTCCCGCCGATCACACCATTACATGCCTTAGCTACTGCGTTTTTCTTAAAAGGCAGGGGAAATTTGATGTGGAGAAAGCCGAAAAGCTCAGCATACCCGTTCGGTACTATAAGCTTCTTCAAAACGGCTGCGAGGTAAAAATAGGTGATCGGGTGATAAAACCCGAGATGGTGCTTGGCCCGGAAAGAAAGGGAATAAAGGTCTGTTATTGTACCGACACAAGGCCGACGGAATCCCTGGTTGAATTTGTCCGGGATGCAGATTTGCTGATATGTGAGGGAATGTACGGCAGTAACGAGGATTTTGAAAAAGCCGCGCAGAAAAAACACATGACTTTTCCCGAAGCTGCCGAAATTGCAAAAAAAGCAAATGTTCAGCGCCTGTGGCTGACTCATTACAGCCCGTCTTTGACCGAGCCGGGGAAATATATTCCGCAGGTGAGATGTATTTTTCCGAACGCAGAAGTTGCTACGGATTTGATTACAGCAACGTTAAGATTTAATTCGGAATGA
- a CDS encoding SGNH/GDSL hydrolase family protein has product MRTGKKIAKWVVSALVTIVLLGLLQNLLMPKYMTKILEGALISEYYREKNKEHDVIFIGDCEVYENFSPVTLWQEYGITSFIRGSAQQLIWHSYYLLEETLAYEKPKVVVFNVLSMKYDKPQKEAYNRMALDGMPLSLSKLKAIKASMMEDEQFITYLFPILRYHSRWSELSTEDFKYLFRKDNVTHNGYLMRVDVKPVTSIPQPKKLANYRFSDTCYEYLDKMTKLCKENGIELVLIKAPTLYPHWYDEWDQQIEEYARKNDLLYINFLKHVDEIGIDYQTDTYDAGLHLNLSGAEKLSRYFGKILQEQFDLPDRRNDEELSEVWEAKCERYNREMEEQYAELEEFGYLKAFSAGRDDN; this is encoded by the coding sequence ATGAGAACGGGTAAGAAAATCGCAAAGTGGGTTGTGTCTGCGTTAGTTACAATAGTATTGCTGGGACTGCTTCAGAATCTTTTAATGCCCAAATACATGACAAAAATATTGGAAGGAGCCTTAATTTCCGAATACTATCGCGAAAAAAACAAGGAGCACGACGTAATTTTTATCGGTGACTGTGAAGTGTATGAAAATTTTTCGCCTGTGACTCTCTGGCAGGAATACGGTATAACCAGCTTTATACGGGGCAGTGCACAACAGCTTATATGGCACTCTTATTACCTCCTTGAAGAAACCCTTGCGTACGAGAAACCCAAAGTTGTGGTTTTTAATGTGCTGTCGATGAAGTATGACAAGCCTCAGAAGGAAGCTTATAACCGCATGGCGCTGGACGGTATGCCGCTGTCGCTGTCAAAACTTAAAGCAATAAAGGCTTCGATGATGGAAGATGAGCAGTTTATTACCTACCTGTTTCCCATTTTGAGGTACCATTCAAGGTGGAGCGAACTTTCGACTGAAGATTTCAAATATCTGTTCAGAAAAGACAATGTGACCCATAACGGATATCTTATGCGGGTTGATGTAAAGCCAGTTACTTCGATACCACAGCCCAAAAAGCTTGCAAATTACAGATTCAGTGACACCTGCTATGAATATCTTGATAAAATGACAAAACTGTGCAAGGAAAACGGTATAGAACTTGTTTTGATTAAGGCCCCGACTCTTTACCCTCACTGGTACGATGAATGGGATCAGCAGATTGAGGAATATGCCCGGAAAAATGATCTTTTGTATATTAACTTTTTAAAACATGTTGATGAAATAGGAATTGATTACCAAACTGATACCTATGACGCGGGATTGCACCTGAATCTGTCGGGGGCCGAAAAACTGTCCAGGTATTTTGGAAAAATTTTACAGGAACAATTTGACCTTCCCGACCGTCGAAATGATGAAGAGCTGAGTGAGGTTTGGGAAGCGAAATGCGAACGCTACAACCGGGAAATGGAAGAACAATATGCAGAGTTGGAGGAATTTGGATATCTTAAGGCCTTCAGCGCCGGAAGAGATGACAATTAG
- a CDS encoding MBOAT family O-acyltransferase, with product MLFTSYGFILFLLVLFILYYAIPIKYQWVLLLIASFTFYSFSGWDNVAYITVTIIVTYIGATKIGQLHSQQEAFLKENRDKLSREEKKAYREQVKSKQKKYLIACLLLDLGILAVLKYTNFVISNINSVLRVFKAGEISFLDIALPMGISFYTFQAVGYLVDVYRGKYPPEKNLGKFALFVSFFPQLVQGPISRFDDLGRQLYGGHVFDAKNVSFGIQRILWGFFKKLVIADRILPAVRTITQNPDTYQGIYVLLGMVFYAVQLYADFTGGIDITIGIAEVLGIKVKENFERPFFSKSTAEYWRRWHITMGTWFRDYVFYPVSISGFMMKVSKFSREKLGEKIGKKVPVYLSTIIVWFATGIWHGASWNFIVWGLLNCLVIIVSQELEPFYAWFHSRFNVREKFLFKLFQVGRTFILMSAIRILDCYRNVPVTFRMYRSLLTKWNVNELFNGALLELGLEKTDYYVLIFGIIIMITVSLVQRSGSIREKLAARPYIVRYVAYVGLFISIIVFGAYGIGYDSNQFIYNQF from the coding sequence ATGCTGTTTACATCATATGGGTTTATTCTTTTTTTACTGGTATTATTTATACTTTATTATGCAATACCCATAAAATACCAGTGGGTTCTTTTGCTGATTGCAAGCTTCACCTTTTACAGCTTTTCAGGCTGGGATAATGTTGCGTACATCACTGTAACAATCATTGTTACATATATAGGTGCGACGAAAATCGGACAGCTTCACAGTCAGCAGGAAGCTTTCCTTAAGGAGAACAGGGACAAGCTTTCGAGAGAGGAGAAAAAGGCATATAGGGAACAGGTGAAGTCAAAGCAAAAGAAATATTTGATTGCTTGTCTTTTGCTGGATTTGGGAATTTTGGCGGTACTGAAATACACTAATTTTGTTATATCCAATATCAATTCAGTTCTGAGGGTGTTTAAAGCCGGCGAAATATCATTTTTGGACATAGCCCTACCGATGGGGATTTCATTTTATACATTCCAGGCGGTGGGATATCTGGTTGATGTATACCGCGGCAAGTACCCTCCTGAAAAAAATTTAGGGAAATTTGCCCTTTTCGTATCCTTTTTCCCGCAACTTGTACAGGGACCCATAAGCCGGTTTGATGATCTGGGAAGGCAGCTTTACGGCGGGCACGTTTTTGATGCAAAAAATGTTTCGTTTGGTATTCAGAGAATACTGTGGGGATTTTTCAAGAAACTTGTTATAGCGGATCGGATTTTGCCCGCGGTCAGGACGATAACCCAAAACCCGGACACTTACCAGGGAATCTATGTTCTTCTTGGAATGGTGTTTTACGCTGTGCAGCTTTATGCCGATTTTACCGGAGGTATTGATATTACGATTGGTATTGCTGAGGTTTTGGGGATTAAAGTAAAAGAGAATTTTGAACGTCCGTTTTTCTCAAAATCCACTGCGGAGTACTGGAGAAGATGGCATATAACAATGGGAACATGGTTCAGGGATTATGTGTTTTATCCTGTGTCCATAAGCGGGTTTATGATGAAGGTTTCAAAGTTCTCAAGGGAAAAACTCGGCGAAAAGATCGGGAAAAAGGTTCCTGTATATCTGTCAACCATTATTGTGTGGTTCGCAACGGGAATTTGGCATGGTGCAAGCTGGAATTTCATAGTCTGGGGGCTCCTGAATTGTCTTGTAATAATTGTATCGCAGGAATTGGAACCTTTTTACGCCTGGTTCCACAGCAGATTCAATGTCCGTGAAAAGTTTCTGTTTAAATTGTTTCAGGTTGGCAGGACTTTCATTCTGATGTCGGCGATAAGAATACTCGACTGTTACAGAAATGTTCCTGTAACTTTCCGGATGTACCGTTCACTTTTAACCAAATGGAATGTTAATGAGCTGTTTAACGGCGCGCTGCTGGAACTCGGGCTTGAGAAGACTGATTATTACGTTCTGATATTTGGTATAATTATTATGATTACCGTAAGCCTTGTCCAAAGAAGCGGAAGCATCAGGGAAAAATTGGCGGCAAGGCCGTACATTGTCCGTTATGTTGCCTATGTCGGACTGTTTATCTCAATAATAGTTTTTGGGGCTTATGGTATTGGATATGACAGCAATCAGTTTATTTACAATCAGTTTTAA
- a CDS encoding acyl carrier protein: METLLKILEELHPEVDFKTEKALIDNKILDSFDIITLITEINEEFGVRIPVDEIVPENFNSAEALYKLIQRLQDEG, from the coding sequence ATGGAAACATTACTGAAAATTCTGGAAGAATTACATCCCGAAGTGGATTTTAAAACCGAAAAGGCGCTTATAGATAATAAAATATTGGATTCTTTTGATATCATTACATTAATTACCGAAATAAATGAAGAATTCGGCGTAAGAATACCTGTGGACGAAATAGTACCCGAAAACTTTAATTCGGCGGAAGCATTGTATAAACTTATTCAAAGGCTGCAGGATGAGGGTTAG
- a CDS encoding transglutaminase domain-containing protein, whose amino-acid sequence MDLKRKKLIILTISIAICIIGVGSIFIINYVRASNVAEVVTVEAGSQMPDAGIFYSGRAKNVTYATDISTIPLNVPGMYDIKINVDGRVYKSKVNVVDTTAPKGVVKTVDLYEGETVTPEAFFESIIDATEVTVSFKEEPDFNKINSQTVKLVLTDTSGNMSEYEATLRISKLKEVVQVEAGQESLDLDIFLKPNVNAREITLVSGPDSLDKVGKYPVFINIDGKIYESAVEVTDTIPPQGVAEPVTAWVGDAVEPEKFIKEINDATSVTVRYKEEPDFNMEGEQEVSLVLTDEGGNETVLQTRLTTVKDTEPPEIYGDDKATAFIGVPFSYKKLVYAEDNRDGEVPVSVDASQVNLKVEGEYTAIFTATDSSGNTATKEVTISVRQPSVTMEELEKLADEVLARITTEDMTLREKAWAIWKYVNTHIAYTGSSDKSDWMKEAYKGIVKGYGDCFTYYSVSQLLLNRIGAQTLSVERLTKPGEARHYWHMVNLGDGWYHFDATPQIRRFVAFMVTDEELEAYSRTYKDSYYYRYDKSKYPATPEK is encoded by the coding sequence ATGGACTTAAAAAGAAAAAAATTAATTATTTTAACAATTTCCATTGCAATTTGTATAATTGGCGTCGGTTCGATATTTATTATAAATTATGTTAGGGCAAGCAATGTTGCAGAGGTAGTAACGGTCGAAGCAGGATCGCAAATGCCCGATGCGGGCATTTTTTACAGCGGCAGGGCGAAGAATGTAACATATGCTACCGATATTTCAACAATACCGCTGAATGTTCCGGGAATGTACGATATTAAAATAAATGTTGACGGCAGGGTTTACAAATCAAAAGTGAATGTTGTGGATACCACTGCTCCCAAAGGCGTGGTAAAAACTGTGGATTTGTACGAAGGAGAAACCGTTACACCCGAAGCGTTTTTTGAAAGCATAATCGATGCTACCGAAGTTACGGTGTCTTTTAAAGAAGAGCCTGATTTTAACAAAATAAACTCCCAGACCGTGAAACTGGTTTTAACCGATACGTCGGGGAATATGTCTGAATATGAGGCCACGCTCAGAATTTCGAAACTTAAAGAAGTTGTGCAGGTTGAAGCAGGTCAGGAGTCGCTGGATTTGGATATATTTTTAAAACCCAACGTAAATGCCCGGGAAATAACCCTTGTCAGTGGCCCTGATTCCCTTGACAAAGTCGGCAAATACCCTGTTTTCATAAATATTGACGGTAAAATATACGAATCAGCCGTTGAAGTAACCGACACAATACCTCCGCAGGGAGTGGCGGAACCGGTAACTGCATGGGTGGGCGACGCAGTTGAACCTGAAAAGTTCATTAAGGAAATTAACGATGCCACATCGGTCACCGTCAGGTATAAGGAAGAACCCGATTTCAACATGGAAGGCGAACAGGAGGTAAGCCTTGTTTTAACCGATGAGGGAGGAAATGAGACGGTTTTGCAGACCAGGCTCACCACCGTAAAAGACACCGAACCGCCGGAAATTTACGGAGATGATAAAGCAACAGCTTTTATAGGTGTGCCTTTTTCTTACAAAAAGCTCGTTTATGCTGAGGACAACAGGGACGGGGAAGTGCCTGTTTCCGTGGATGCCAGCCAGGTGAATTTAAAGGTTGAGGGCGAATATACCGCAATATTCACTGCCACGGATTCGTCCGGGAATACTGCCACGAAAGAAGTCACCATATCGGTGCGGCAGCCATCGGTTACTATGGAGGAACTGGAAAAACTTGCAGATGAGGTACTTGCCCGGATAACTACTGAAGATATGACACTGAGAGAGAAAGCATGGGCAATCTGGAAATATGTAAATACTCATATAGCTTACACCGGAAGTTCAGATAAATCTGACTGGATGAAAGAAGCATACAAAGGTATTGTTAAAGGTTACGGAGATTGTTTTACGTATTATTCGGTATCACAACTGCTGCTTAACAGAATAGGGGCGCAAACGCTCAGTGTTGAAAGGCTTACAAAACCCGGAGAAGCGCGGCATTATTGGCATATGGTGAATTTGGGTGACGGATGGTATCATTTTGATGCCACCCCGCAAATACGCAGGTTTGTGGCATTTATGGTGACTGATGAGGAATTGGAGGCTTATTCGAGAACTTACAAGGACAGTTATTATTACAGATATGATAAATCCAAATATCCCGCAACGCCTGAGAAGTAA
- a CDS encoding MgtC/SapB family protein, with protein sequence MKRFRCMKTGAQVVVVTINSLNGEAIEEYSNALFRKWGIGSKKENNGVLILVSVGDRMSRIEVGYGLEGALPDGLTGRIQDNYMIPHFRDGDYGQGIANGFMAVIQQIYKEYDIKYKPPEYGYTVDDYGEESENTSDAILILLFLALIVIDLIFFRGRITKFLLFTASAERSFNFFFLSRKGGKINLHLGVILLRLLTAALLGGIVGLERENKKRAAGLRTHVLVCLGSSLVMVLSEYLFNKYRGLTNVDPARLGAQVISGIGFLGAGTIIKQGISVRGLTTAASLWAVACIGLAAGSGFYTAAVIAAAIVFITLKLLSKFENVLMSKEDASIEICLKIENRPGKLGEVASFMGRMGANINNVDIDEDEEDFMFVRFSLKLPKGLSKSDLIVQLKTLKGVAIME encoded by the coding sequence ATGAAGCGGTTTCGCTGTATGAAAACCGGCGCTCAGGTTGTGGTTGTAACAATAAACAGCCTTAACGGCGAAGCTATTGAGGAATATTCCAATGCCCTGTTCAGAAAATGGGGGATAGGCTCAAAAAAAGAGAATAACGGTGTTCTGATTCTTGTATCAGTAGGCGACAGAATGTCCAGAATTGAGGTTGGGTATGGGCTTGAAGGCGCCCTGCCCGATGGTTTGACGGGCAGGATACAGGACAATTACATGATTCCCCATTTCAGGGACGGAGACTATGGACAGGGAATCGCAAATGGTTTTATGGCGGTTATACAGCAGATATACAAAGAATATGATATTAAATATAAGCCGCCGGAGTATGGGTATACAGTGGATGATTACGGCGAAGAAAGTGAAAATACATCCGATGCGATTCTGATATTGTTGTTTTTAGCGCTTATAGTAATTGATCTGATTTTCTTTAGAGGAAGAATTACAAAATTTTTATTATTTACGGCTTCTGCGGAACGCTCTTTTAATTTTTTCTTCCTTAGCCGGAAAGGAGGTAAAATAAATTTGCATCTCGGGGTTATTTTATTACGTCTTTTAACGGCAGCATTACTTGGCGGTATTGTTGGGCTTGAAAGGGAGAACAAAAAACGTGCGGCGGGACTCAGGACACATGTCCTTGTTTGCTTGGGGTCGTCTCTGGTAATGGTATTGTCCGAATATTTGTTCAATAAATATCGCGGTTTAACAAATGTGGATCCTGCAAGACTGGGCGCTCAGGTGATAAGCGGAATAGGTTTTCTTGGTGCGGGGACTATAATAAAACAGGGAATTAGTGTCAGGGGACTGACCACCGCTGCAAGTTTGTGGGCGGTAGCATGCATAGGGCTTGCAGCCGGTTCTGGATTTTATACGGCAGCGGTTATTGCCGCGGCTATAGTGTTTATAACGCTGAAATTACTCAGCAAATTTGAAAATGTTCTTATGAGTAAAGAGGATGCCAGCATTGAGATTTGTCTGAAAATTGAAAACAGGCCGGGAAAACTCGGTGAAGTGGCATCCTTCATGGGCCGAATGGGCGCCAACATAAATAATGTGGATATTGACGAAGATGAGGAAGATTTTATGTTTGTCCGCTTCTCTCTAAAGCTCCCGAAAGGTTTGTCAAAAAGTGATCTTATTGTACAGCTGAAAACGTTGAAAGGTGTCGCAATTATGGAATAA
- a CDS encoding NAD(P)/FAD-dependent oxidoreductase translates to MIRVSNIKIRLAEIDDPKDELHVLKQKLLIKLKIPEKALKHFRIAKKSVDARKKDDICLVYSVDADVKNEELLFRRADVKDVTYTPDKENEIIVHGSERLEERPVIVGMGPAGLFAGLMLSRHGYRPILVDRGEDVDSRVEKIEKFWDKGILDPESNVQFGEGGAGTFSDGKLTTLINDKRCAAVLEEFVKAGAPKEIIYHYKPHIGTDLLRSVVKNIRNEIIANGGEVRFRTKVTDLIIKDGKIHAVRLNDNETLRCGVVLLALGHSARDTFEMLKRRGVNIIPKPFSIGVRIEHPQKLINFAQYGDAAEHPMLGAADYKLAYHSKNGRSAYTFCMCPGGYVVAAASEHNGVVTNGMSEYKRDGRNANAALLVGVTPGDFMSDDPLAGVEFQRKWERLAFKLGGESYMAPAQLVGDFLNDRKSTGFGSVVPTYRPGVVPAELKNCLPAYVVETMKEAILYFDRKLKGFALPDGVLTGVETRSSSPVRILRNENFTANIDGVYPVGEGAGYAGGIMSSAVDGIRVAEKVMEKYSPI, encoded by the coding sequence ATGATTAGGGTTTCAAATATAAAAATAAGGCTTGCTGAAATTGATGATCCTAAAGATGAACTGCATGTTTTGAAACAAAAACTGCTGATAAAATTAAAAATTCCCGAAAAGGCTTTGAAACATTTCAGAATAGCGAAAAAATCGGTGGATGCCAGGAAAAAGGATGACATTTGCCTGGTATATTCGGTGGATGCGGATGTAAAAAACGAAGAATTGCTTTTTCGCAGGGCTGATGTTAAAGATGTGACATATACCCCCGATAAGGAAAACGAAATAATAGTGCATGGCAGCGAAAGGTTGGAAGAGCGTCCCGTCATAGTCGGAATGGGCCCTGCGGGGCTTTTTGCCGGACTTATGCTTTCAAGGCATGGTTACAGGCCAATTTTGGTCGACAGGGGTGAAGACGTCGATTCAAGGGTTGAAAAAATAGAGAAATTCTGGGATAAAGGTATCCTTGATCCCGAAAGCAATGTTCAGTTCGGAGAAGGGGGCGCGGGTACTTTTTCGGACGGAAAACTGACTACGCTGATAAATGACAAACGGTGCGCCGCAGTATTGGAGGAATTTGTTAAAGCAGGCGCGCCGAAAGAAATTATCTATCATTACAAACCACATATAGGAACTGATTTATTGAGAAGCGTAGTCAAAAACATAAGAAATGAGATTATAGCCAACGGCGGGGAAGTGAGGTTCAGAACAAAGGTTACGGATCTGATAATTAAGGACGGAAAAATTCATGCGGTAAGGCTTAACGACAATGAAACCCTGCGGTGCGGCGTTGTTTTGCTGGCACTGGGACACAGTGCAAGGGATACTTTTGAAATGCTGAAAAGACGTGGTGTAAATATAATTCCCAAACCCTTCTCAATAGGTGTGCGCATAGAACACCCGCAAAAGCTGATTAACTTCGCCCAGTATGGTGACGCAGCGGAACATCCGATGCTCGGCGCGGCAGACTATAAACTGGCATATCACTCGAAAAACGGAAGGTCGGCATATACCTTCTGCATGTGTCCCGGAGGATATGTGGTTGCCGCAGCGTCTGAACATAACGGTGTTGTGACGAACGGCATGAGCGAATACAAACGGGATGGGAGAAATGCAAATGCCGCACTGCTTGTTGGCGTTACCCCCGGGGATTTTATGAGTGATGATCCCCTTGCGGGAGTCGAGTTCCAAAGAAAGTGGGAAAGGCTTGCATTTAAGCTGGGCGGAGAAAGTTACATGGCTCCTGCGCAGCTTGTCGGGGACTTTCTGAACGACCGCAAAAGTACCGGTTTCGGCAGCGTAGTACCTACTTACAGGCCGGGTGTGGTACCTGCCGAACTTAAAAATTGCCTTCCCGCTTATGTCGTTGAAACAATGAAGGAGGCAATTCTGTACTTTGACAGGAAGCTGAAAGGTTTTGCCCTGCCGGACGGTGTTTTGACCGGCGTTGAGACCAGAAGTTCATCGCCGGTACGGATACTCAGGAACGAAAATTTTACGGCAAATATAGACGGCGTTTACCCCGTAGGCGAAGGGGCGGGATATGCAGGGGGAATTATGTCGTCTGCCGTTGACGGAATAAGAGTGGCGGAAAAAGTAATGGAAAAGTATTCACCGATATGA
- a CDS encoding AMP-binding protein, giving the protein MGRQINILEYLENIVKIYPDKICYANESEGYTFRQVYNSARAVGTFLHHQGHYRKPVVVFMKKHPKEIIAFLGVVYSGNYYVPIDEEMPVHRIELIFANLLPEAVICDKTTADLVKKFNYDKKVYLYDDIVKTNPDDKALQEIFDKTIDTDPIYVVFTSGSTGVPKGVVACHRSVIDYIESFSEVLGVSSDTVFGNQTPLYVDASLKEIYPTLKFGATAYIIPKELFMFPIKLVEFLNEKKINTICWVVPALTMISGLGVFEKIKPKYLHTIAFGSEVFPMKQFLMWRKALPDAKFINLYGPTEATGMSCYYIVDREFTENDVIPIGKPFKNTDIILLNDENKPVTAPNEPGEICIRGTSLTLGYYRDFERTNEVFVQNPLNDLYPELIYRTGDIGKYNERGELVFVSRKDYQIKHMGHRIELGEIEAAVGRMDGIVNACCIFDDVNKKIVLYYTGVPSRADVINFAKEKLPRYMLPHIVEKLDVMPLTANGKINRLLLKEKYMDGKKG; this is encoded by the coding sequence ATGGGAAGGCAAATAAACATACTTGAATATCTGGAAAATATTGTTAAAATATATCCCGACAAAATCTGCTACGCAAACGAGTCAGAAGGTTATACGTTCAGGCAGGTATATAACAGTGCAAGAGCTGTTGGAACTTTTCTCCATCATCAGGGACACTACAGAAAACCTGTGGTTGTTTTTATGAAGAAACATCCGAAGGAGATTATAGCCTTTCTCGGGGTTGTTTATTCGGGAAATTATTATGTGCCTATTGATGAGGAAATGCCTGTTCACCGTATTGAATTAATATTTGCCAACTTGTTGCCCGAAGCTGTTATATGTGACAAAACCACGGCGGATTTGGTTAAAAAGTTTAATTATGATAAAAAAGTTTATCTGTATGACGACATAGTTAAGACAAATCCCGATGACAAAGCCTTGCAGGAGATTTTTGACAAAACCATAGACACCGATCCCATATATGTGGTGTTTACATCGGGTTCGACGGGTGTGCCGAAGGGCGTTGTGGCATGTCATCGTTCGGTTATCGATTATATTGAAAGTTTCTCGGAAGTTTTGGGGGTTAGCTCCGACACCGTTTTCGGAAACCAGACTCCGCTTTACGTGGACGCGTCGCTGAAAGAAATCTATCCTACGCTGAAATTCGGCGCAACGGCATACATAATCCCCAAGGAACTGTTTATGTTTCCGATAAAACTGGTGGAGTTTCTGAATGAAAAGAAAATAAACACAATATGCTGGGTTGTTCCGGCCTTAACAATGATATCGGGGCTCGGGGTGTTTGAAAAAATAAAACCAAAATACCTTCATACCATTGCCTTTGGAAGCGAAGTTTTCCCGATGAAGCAGTTCCTTATGTGGAGAAAAGCCCTGCCGGATGCGAAATTTATAAACCTTTACGGTCCTACTGAAGCTACGGGGATGTCGTGTTATTATATAGTGGATCGTGAATTTACCGAAAACGACGTGATACCGATAGGAAAACCGTTTAAAAACACCGATATCATTCTTTTGAACGACGAGAACAAGCCTGTAACGGCTCCAAACGAACCGGGGGAAATCTGCATACGCGGTACATCGTTGACTTTGGGATATTACAGGGATTTTGAAAGAACAAATGAAGTTTTTGTTCAAAATCCGCTAAATGACCTCTATCCCGAACTCATATACCGTACCGGGGACATTGGGAAATACAACGAAAGAGGAGAACTGGTTTTTGTTTCAAGAAAGGATTATCAGATAAAGCATATGGGACACAGAATTGAGCTGGGGGAGATTGAGGCTGCTGTCGGAAGGATGGATGGAATAGTAAATGCCTGCTGTATTTTCGATGACGTAAATAAGAAAATTGTGCTTTATTATACCGGCGTGCCTTCCAGAGCCGATGTTATCAATTTCGCAAAGGAAAAGCTTCCGAGATATATGCTTCCCCATATTGTTGAAAAACTTGACGTGATGCCTCTTACTGCAAACGGAAAAATAAACAGGCTTTTGCTGAAGGAAAAATATATGGACGGAAAGAAGGGTTAA
- a CDS encoding aspartate/glutamate racemase family protein — MLTKKLGVIGGLGPLATACFMEMVVKMTDARTDREHIPMIVYSKPSIPDRTDFILGKSSADPCTDMVEIGKILEELGADFIAVPCVTAYFFYERLCREINVPIIDMIGETAIYLKNSGVSRVGIMATDGTVTGGFLRKGLEKYGLEVVQPSASGQKLVMNMIYNGVKANMPIVMDEFYAVKNELLEAKAEVIVLGCTELSVIHRDYDIGPGCLDAMEVLAQKSVLFCGGKIKNEYRKLIT, encoded by the coding sequence ATGCTTACGAAAAAGTTAGGGGTAATCGGTGGACTGGGGCCGTTAGCCACCGCCTGCTTTATGGAAATGGTGGTTAAAATGACGGATGCCCGAACCGACAGGGAACATATACCTATGATAGTATACAGCAAACCTTCGATACCCGACAGAACGGATTTTATTTTGGGCAAAAGCAGTGCTGATCCGTGCACTGATATGGTGGAAATCGGGAAAATACTCGAAGAACTTGGAGCAGACTTTATAGCCGTTCCGTGCGTAACCGCATATTTTTTCTACGAACGTCTTTGCAGGGAGATTAATGTGCCGATTATCGACATGATCGGTGAAACGGCCATTTACCTGAAAAACAGCGGTGTCAGCAGGGTTGGTATAATGGCGACGGACGGCACCGTTACGGGAGGTTTCCTCAGAAAAGGTCTCGAAAAATATGGATTGGAAGTGGTTCAGCCTTCAGCTTCAGGGCAGAAGCTTGTAATGAATATGATATACAATGGTGTAAAAGCCAATATGCCAATTGTGATGGACGAGTTTTACGCCGTTAAGAATGAGCTTTTGGAGGCAAAAGCTGAAGTTATAGTGCTGGGGTGTACCGAGTTGTCTGTCATACACCGGGACTATGATATAGGGCCGGGTTGTTTGGATGCAATGGAGGTATTGGCTCAGAAATCTGTTCTGTTTTGTGGCGGAAAAATAAAAAATGAGTATCGGAAGCTTATAACCTGA